One genomic segment of Anguilla anguilla isolate fAngAng1 chromosome 2, fAngAng1.pri, whole genome shotgun sequence includes these proteins:
- the mmp25b gene encoding matrix metalloproteinase-25 — MVYQVLCLTGTMMVFMSVGLSIPVPHQDQHQYSRGVDWLSRYGYLPPANTHTGRLQTREGIEKGLRQMQRFAGLKETGKLDEDTLALMATPRCSLPDIVGPEDMLKKRRRKRYALSGLRWDKTDITWSVHSFPTIGTHIQSDSVNPILAHALKVWSDVTPLSFHYLSETYGQGAGQGGDIRVSFSRSFHDDGYPFDGIGGTLAHAFFPGTGDIAGDTHFDDEEIWSYGGNSGSTDLFAVAVHEFGHALGLSHSSSDPSIMRPYYQGPVGDIAAYKLPMDDRLAIQTLYGVRKASPTRPPGDVPGPPRPPLLPSPDPPRPTQKPNHSLPNPCNGSFDAVAHIRGEIFLFKGPYFWRIQQSGSSVSLSPALIWKFWIGIPPGIEKVDAVYERKSDSHIIFFIGNQYWVFNGATSLPGYPHPLSEWTMRSRDGYEIQRVEAAFVWDHNGKTYLFSGRQFWRFDEGRRGMERKLDGDYPKDATLWGGVPPDPDDIFSWKNGDTYFFKGNSYWMLKQGGINQEAVASKSIAVDWMRCAPSPTAAYAPAKPRNEDCSCTVNRALTLRDSNWIMLLSIILIFCLSQIR, encoded by the exons ATGGTTTACCAGGTGCTGTGTTTAACCGGGACCATGATGGTTTTCATGTCTGTTGGACTCTCCATTCCAGTACCTCACCAAGACCAACACCAATACTCCCGGGGTGTG GACTGGCTGAGCCGGTATGGATACCTGCCTCCCGCGAACACCCACACAGGGAGACTTCAGACAAGGGAGGGCATTGAGAAAGGACTTCGCCAAATGCAGAGATTTGCTGGGCTAAAAGAGACTGGGAAGCTGG ATGAAGACACTCTTGCCCTTATGGCAACCCCTCGCTGTTCTCTCCCTGATATTGTGGGACCGGAAGACATGctgaaaaagaggaggaggaagagataTGCTCTGTCAGGGCTGCGCTGGGACAAAACGGACATAACTTGGAG CGTCCACAGCTTCCCTACCATAGGCACCCACATACAGTCTGATTCAGTTAATCCAATCCTTGCTCATGCCCTCAAAGTGTGGAGCGATGTTACACCGCTGAGCTTTCATTATCTATCCGAGACTTACGGACAAGGAGCCGGACAGGGGGGAGACATAAGGGTGTCCTTCTCTCGATCTTTTCACGACGATGGATACCCCTTCGATGGTATAGGAGGGACTCTTGCTCATGCGTTCTTCCCTGGCACGGGCGACATTGCAGGGGACACGCACTTCGACGATGAGGAAATCTGGAGCTATGGAG GGAACAGTGGCAGCACAGACCTATTCGCAGTGGCTGTACATGAGTTTGGCCATGCCCTGGGTCTCTCCCATTCTTCTTCTGATCCTTCCATCATGAGGCCCTATTACCAGGGTCCAGTTGGGGACATTGCAGCATATAAACTTCCCATGGATGACAGACTGGCCATCCAGACACTGTATG GGGTTAGAAAAGCCTCCCCTACACGGCCTCCAGGTGACGTACCtggtcctcctcgtcctcctctccTGCCCAGTCCTGATCCTCCAAGACCAACACAAAA GCCAAACCACTCTCTTCCCAATCCCTGCAATGGGAGCTTTGATGCAGTGGCTCATATTAGAGGAGAGATCTTCTTGTTCAAGG GCCCGTATTTCTGGCGGATCCAGCAGTCGGGTTCATCGGTTTCTCTTTCCCCAGCTTTGATATGGAAATTCTGGATTGGGATCCCCCCAGGAATTGAAAAAGTTGATGCTGTGTACGAGAGGAAGAGTGACAGTCACATAATTTTCTTTATTG GAAATCAGTATTGGGTCTTCAATGGCGCCACATCCCTTCCTGGGTACCCACATCCACTCTCAGAGTGGACAATGAGGTCAAGAGACGGTTATGAGATACAGAGAGTGGAGGCTGCATTTGTATGGGACCACAATGGGAAGACCTACCTATTCAGTGGTAGGCAGTTTTGGAGGTTTgatgaagggaggagaggaatggagagaaaGCTGGATGGAGACTACCCAAAAGATGCTACTCTCTGGGGAGGTGTACCCCCTGACCCTGATGACATTTTCAGCTGGAAAAATG GTGATACTTATTTCTTCAAGGGAAATTCCTACTGGATGCTGAAGCAAGGTGGGATAAATCAAGAGGCTGTTGCATCCAAATCTATTGCAGTTGACTGGATGAGATGTGCCCCATCGCCAACTGCTGCCTATGCTCCAGCCAAGCCTCGGAATGAGGACTGCAGCTGTACAGTGAACAGGGCTTTAACATTACGGGATTCTAATTGGATCATGCTACTCTCCatcattttgattttttgcctttCCCAAATTAGGTAA
- the LOC118220247 gene encoding mucin-5AC-like encodes MSVLVLTFLIHSLTCSPLFAQTYLPSSDYDLNMTTETSEDVTRGMGSPNFSMFTPQPSNVPVRETTAVPMPENTAITVAETESILETTIAAILKTTEVPSTEVDSEDTFETTPKPSIEYVTSSISQTLEGTRPQTPIQTSHHVSRVVPTQATTPETFASTPFSSASQNEQSSTKSTVDDVTSKSNPTKTLTVVTPSMIPESAKTSFSKPSSDLKPTSTVGSTASSPTPVPMTQGFGIVIIIIALVVCMSGIIFMSMFFNKRRKRRSENFSYSFRTGGSSKSKMKKGTDDDAWFGPVALKGDEAVEAGEEGGNEVDGDGEGVQVVLSTFMAKEEEKDGVNGSCVGAKEDIKKDEEVPLLITDEDVEKAVSHSPPLSSSLSPPLSETAAGEQNGSPAFCLTSAV; translated from the coding sequence ATGTCAGTGCTAGTACTGACCTTCCTCATACACTCCCTCACATGCTCTCCTCTCTTTGCCCAAACATACTTGCCCTCCTCAGACTATGATTTGAACATGACCACAGAAACGTCAGAAGATGTAACACGTGGCATGGGTTCTCCAAATTTTAGTATGTTCACTCCTCAACCTTCAAATGTTCCTGTAAGGGAAACTACTGCAGTGCCCATGCCTGAAAACACGGCAATAACTGTTGCTGAAACAGAGTCCATCCTTGAAACTACtatagcagccattttgaaaactACGGAAGTGCCCAGTACTGAAGTTGATTCAGAGGACACATTTGAAACAACCCCTAAGCCCAGTATTGAATATGTTACCTCTTCTATTTCCCAAACATTAGAGGGTACTCGGCCTCAAACTCCAATTCAGACCAGCCACCATGTTAGTCGGGTGGTCCCTACACAAGCAACAACTCCAGAGACATTTGCCTCCACACCCTTCAGCTCTGCATCCCAAAATGAGCAAAGCTCAACAAAGAGCACAGTAGATGATGTGACTTCCAAGTCAAATCCAACCAAAACCCTCACGGTGGTCACTCCTTCCATGATTCCAGAATCTGCCAAGAccagtttttcaaagccaagtTCAGACCTGAAGCCTACCTCCACTGTTGGTTCTACTGCAAGCAGTCCCACGCCTGTCCCCATGACACAGGGTTTTGGGATAGTAATCATCATCATAGCATTGGTGGTCTGTATGAGTGGGATCATCTTTATGAGCATGTTCTTCAACAAACGAAGGAAGAGGAGATCTGAAAACTTCAGCTACAGCTTCAGGACTGGAGGGAGCAGTAAATCCAAGATGAAAAAAGGTACAGATGATGATGCCTGGTTTGGGCCTGTGGCTTTGAAGGGAGATGAGGCGGTGGAGGCAGGGGAGGAAGGGGGCAATGAAGTGGATGGAGATGGTGAAGGGGTGCAGGTGGTACTAAGCACTTTTATGGcaaaggaagaggagaaggatgGGGTGAATGGGAGTTGTGTAGGGGCAAAGGAGGACATTAAGAAGGATGAGGAGGTACCCCTGTTGATCACTGATGAGGATGTGGAAAAGGCAGTCAGTCATTCACCTCCCCTGTCttcttccctttctcctccGCTCTCTGAgactgctgcaggtgagcaaaATGGGAGTCCAGCTTTCTGTCTGACCTCTGCTGTTTGA
- the tspan4b gene encoding tetraspanin-4: protein MSVSRRCLCCVKYLMFVFNLIFWLGGCGLFGVGVWLSFTQSEFSSLPLSFPSLSAANLLLVAGGVTMITGFLGCLGALKEQRCLLMTFFVILLILVITEVTLTLILHIFHEQLDTKAQNELKSGMVDYETNPGLQKSWDSVQKMFKCCGVTNQTDWYAVRSTLPTSCCSAEIGPCKNGWNEPCYQKARRWLLDNITSVLIFGVCIGIVQIFALAFSLYMYCQILRAEKYLD, encoded by the exons ATGTCGGTGTCACGAAGGTGTCTTTGCTGTGTGAAATACCTTATGTTTGTCTTCAACCTCATATTCTGG CTAGGAGGATGCGGcttgtttggggtgggggtgtggctgtcCTTCACACAGTCGGAGTTCTCTTCCCTCCcgctctccttcccctccctctctgctgcaAACCTGCTCCTCGTGGCCGGGGGGGTCACCATGATCACGGGGTTCCTGGGTTGCCTGGGCGCCCTCAAGGAGCAGCGTTGTCTACTGATGACG TTCTTCGTTATCCTCCTTATTCTGGTTATAACAGAGGTGACTCTGACCCTCATACTGCACATTTTCCATGAACAG CTCGACACAAAGGCACAGAACGAGTTGAAGAGCGGAATGGTAGACTACGAAACCAATCCAGGGCTGCAGAAATCGTGGGACAGCGTGCAGAAAATG TTCAAGTGCTGCGGAGTGACCAATCAGACGGACTGGTACGCCGTGCGTAGCACTCTCCCCACATCCTGCTGCAGCGCAGAGATTGGCCCTTGCAAAAACGGATGGAATGAG CCCTGTTATCAAAAAGCAAGAAGATGGTTACTGGACAACATCACCTCAGTCCTTATTTTTGGAGTCTGCATTGGCATAGTCCAG ATTTTTGCCCTGGCTTTCTCTTTGTACATGTACTGCCAAATACTACGTGCTGAAAAATACCTGGACTGA
- the LOC118220252 gene encoding bcl-2-like protein 12: MAVPATSNHVSRPSSPAPTVSLVEIMEDTRLVLGAFLRQSLAVPLAQRPGRIGGAYKDHSKYSAFEKNFPRKAEDGWDSLDERISAAEEKKHGIKDLIRKRMRQRSTVLRRSQKDSSKKDVQVQSGSLERDIRTGLAKLDVSGKTKSIDRTQHLQDKPESERQSPTSSSDEGSGKKESKKKKKKSPLSSLLRKIKPPKNEETANAESQPKRPNSLKFAAGVEPEATPASPSHPPQFYNELAETLDKIAQKHTAKLSPVSPPPSTSETSDKDAVVRQLVHVLSLQGDAINNKIQSDPFLRSSLTRLSYPSFAKLLDTFASQAEAPTPAPASPTLTRVAVTMEVSRRVVTATGTQRMRGFAERYMTKFAPWVQSQGGWENIAQLEDVSEYD; the protein is encoded by the exons ATGGCAGTCCCTGCCACATCCAACCATGTGTCTCGTCCGTCATCTCCTGCCCCCACTGTTTCTCTTGTGGAGATCATGGAAGACACTCGATTGGTGCTCGGAGCTTTCCTTCGCCAGTCTCTGGCCGTCCCTCTCGCCCAGCGGCCGGGCCGGATAGGAGGGGCATACAAGGACCACAGCAAGTACAG TGCATTTGAGAAGAATTTCCCGAGGAAGGCGGAAGATGGCTGGGACTCGCTGGACGAACGAATCAGTGCAGCTGAGGAGAAGAAACACGGAATCAAAGACCTGATAAGGAAGCGGATGCGGCAGCGCTCCACCGTATTGAGACGCTCACAGAAGGACTCTTCTAAGAAGGACGTCCAAGTGCAGAGTGGCTCCCTTGAACGGGACATTCGAACAGGCCTGGCCAAGCTAGATGTTTCTGGAAAAACCAAAAGCATCGATCGCACACAGCACTTACAAGACAAGCCTGAa TCAGAGCGTCAGTCTCCCACTTCATCCTCTGATGAAGGGAGTGGGAAAAAGGAaagtaaaaagaagaaaaagaagtcCCCACTTTCCTCCCTCCTCCGCAAAATaaaacccccaaaaaatgaGGAGACGGCGAATGCGGAGTCGCAACCCAAGAGGCCGAATTCCCTGAAATTCGCCGCAGGGGTGGAGCCTGAGGCTACACCTGCCTCACCGT ctcaCCCGCCCCAGTTCTATAATGAACTGGCAGAGACCCTGGATAAGATAGCTCAGAAGCACACGGCTAAGCTCTCTCCTGTCAGCCCACCTCCCAGCACGAGTGAAA cCAGTGATAAGGATGCTGTGGTCAGACAGCTGGTCCATGTTTTGTCACTGCAGGGAGATGCCATCAACAACAAG atcCAGTCGGATCCGTTTTTGAGATCGTCTTTGACCCGTCTCTCCTACCCTTCCTTCGCCAAGTTGCTCGATACCTTTGCCAGTCAGGCGGAAGCTCCCACGCCCGCCCCGGCCAGTCCCACTTTGACCCGGGTCGCCGTGACGATGGAGGTGTCGCGGCGTGTCGTCACGGCCACAGGGACGCAGAGGATGCGGGGGTTTGCTGAGCGGTACATGACAAAATTTGCCCCCTGGGTGCAGAGTCAGGGTGGTTGG GAGAACATTGCCCAGTTAGAAGATGTTTCTGAGTATGACTGA